AACGCTGATGCGCGACACGAATTGAACGACGGCAGCGGACTGTAATTCGTTTCCGCTTAACCGCGAAATGGGTTCATGACGCCATTGGAATCCATTCAAACCCATGACATGATCGCGCTCAGAATTATTCGCCGAACGGATTCGGAACGACCAAAGGGAGTTTTCCCGGGCAGCTTCTGGAGAGATCGACATCGCTCGATCGTGTGGCCGCTGAGCTACTGCGTAGATTGCATCGCGATGGCTCTGTCCGCGGAAGGCAATCTGTCCGCTGAGACTATCGCGAGTTTTCGTCCTCAACGTCATTCTGCAACACGCTTCTCGTCCGGAAAGTAGACGGAAAATTGATCGTCTTCGGGCCATGTTTCAACCGTGTCAGCTGCCTTGTGAAGCAACCGGTCGATGGCTCGGCCAAGATGATCGGCGGACGGACTGACTCGACCGTTCATCAGGGCCACGAAGTTTCTGCCGTCGTGGCGGCGGATCAGAATCGTGGCGGTGCCGTCCAGAGAACCCGTGTGCCAGTGGTTGATCCGGTCGTTCTCCGTGACACGATTGATCCAGCCGAGCGAATAGTACGTCTCCTTCGGCGTTCCATCGGTCTCGAAACCAGCCGACCCCGGCGGCCGTTCATACATCAGTTCGATGCTGGCCTTCGACAGAATCGGGCAGTTGTCCGGATCATCGAACGCTGCGGCGAAGCGAGCGAGATCGACCGCCGACGCGATCCAGCCGCCGTGAGAATCCATCGCCTCCAGGTACCACGCTCCGTACGGCCAGGGCGTGTCTTCGTTCAGATCGTCGGCAAACACGGACTTGCCCGTTCCAGGCTGATAGTAGCGAACTTCGCGTTCCGCCCGTCCGTCCAGCCGAGTCGCTCCGATGCGCATCGACGTGATTCCCAGCGGAGCCAGCACATGCTGTTTCACATACGCTTCGTAGGGCTGACCGGTCAGTTTTTCGATGACGCGCCCGAGCAGGCAGTAGCCAAAGTTCGAATAGGCGTAGCGTTCACCGGGATCGAAATCCAGAGGCTGATGCAGCATCGCCTGAATCACCGTGTGCTGATCCGCGGGAGGCGAAACGTTCAGTTGCCGGGCGAAGTCGACCGACCGGAACATCGCGTCAAACGATTTGTCACGGTCCCAGCCGCCGCGATGCTGCAGCAGATGCCGAATCGTAATGTCCCTCAGTCGAGCCTCCGTGTGAGGAGATTCGACGCGATTTGACTCCGCTGCGTCGCTGGTGGCATTCGGTTGCAGGTCTTCAAGCACGTCCAGCACACGGTCATCCAGCTTCAGTTTTCCTGTTCCACCAACTGCAGGATTGCCACGGCTGTGATGGGTTTGGAAATGCTGGCGATGCGAAACAGACTGGTCGGTTCCACTTTCTGCTTCGCGGCGATATCGGCGTAGCCAAAACCACGAGCCATCATCAGCCGGCCTTTGTTCGTCACGGCGACCGACAAACCGGGAACGCGGTGTTCGGTCATGAAGTCGGCGATCAGCCGGTCGTATTCGGCAAAGCGTTCGTCCCGGATCCCCG
The genomic region above belongs to Planctomycetaceae bacterium and contains:
- a CDS encoding serine hydrolase domain-containing protein, which translates into the protein MLDVLEDLQPNATSDAAESNRVESPHTEARLRDITIRHLLQHRGGWDRDKSFDAMFRSVDFARQLNVSPPADQHTVIQAMLHQPLDFDPGERYAYSNFGYCLLGRVIEKLTGQPYEAYVKQHVLAPLGITSMRIGATRLDGRAEREVRYYQPGTGKSVFADDLNEDTPWPYGAWYLEAMDSHGGWIASAVDLARFAAAFDDPDNCPILSKASIELMYERPPGSAGFETDGTPKETYYSLGWINRVTENDRINHWHTGSLDGTATILIRRHDGRNFVALMNGRVSPSADHLGRAIDRLLHKAADTVETWPEDDQFSVYFPDEKRVAE